A stretch of Castanea sativa cultivar Marrone di Chiusa Pesio chromosome 2, ASM4071231v1 DNA encodes these proteins:
- the LOC142624858 gene encoding uncharacterized protein LOC142624858 codes for MAFRSMGLDIMGPFPTAVRQLKFLLAGIDYFTKWVEVEALAAITEKNLEGAKGIWPEELPSILWAYRTTTRTPTGKTPFRLTYGSEAVILVEVGLTSYRVVNYDEEKNDEAIRLQLDMVDVVRATAEQRLALYQNLMARHYNSRVKHRDF; via the exons atggcctttcgctcaatggggttggatatcatgggaccgTTTCCTACAGCAGTTAGGCAGCTGAAATTCCTACTAGCCGGcatagactacttcaccaaatgggtagaggtcGAAGCCCTAGCTGCCATCACGGAAAAGAAT ctcgagggggcaaagggtatcTGGCCAGAAGAGTTGCCGAGCAtactatgggcatacaggacgaCGACAAGGACACCTACAGGAAAGACGCCGTTCCGGCTTACATATGGCAGTGAGGCGGTCATCCTAGTTGAGGTAGGACTCACAAGCTACAGAGTAGTGAACTATGACGAGGAGAAGAATGATGAGGCGATACGCCTGCAGCTAGATATGGTAGATGTAGTTAGAGCGACAGCTGAACAAAGGTTAGCACTGTACCAAAACCTCATGGCCAGGCACTACAACTCCCGGGTGAAACACAGGGACTTTTAG
- the LOC142624859 gene encoding uncharacterized protein LOC142624859, with the protein MDLMMDAFRGQVSSDLDELVYRMDSPLTTPVTSFPFPPKFSMSQVESYDGSKDPLDHLETFKTLMHLQGVANEIMCKAFLTTLRGPIRVWYKKSTACLMNIKQREDEMLRSYITCFNKEALSIDEVDDKILVAAFTNGLQKRKFLFYLYKNDPKKCKLKGDSNKRSRDKYYHFHRDHGHDTFECYNLKQHIEALIRQGKLQRFISKEKTDQLQEQGPRRENERLKPPIGDIRMIVGGTTTSSSTKKARKTYLWMVQNVQLTGLVPKMVLIDNPIIGFSEEDARRLHHPHDDALVMSIWIDDYNTHKVLVDNGSSADILYYPTF; encoded by the exons ATGGACTTGATGATGGACGCCTTCAGGGGACAGGTATCAAGTGATCTCGACGAACTGGTATACCGAATGGATTCACCCTTAACTACACCTGTTACTTCATTCCCTTTCCCACCGAAGTTTAGCATGTCGCAAGTAGAATCCTACGACGGGTCAAAAGATCCTTTAGATCACTTGGAGACGTTCAAGACCCTTATGCACCTGCAAGGCGTAGCAAATGAGATAATGTGCAAGGCTTTTCTCACCACGTTGAGGGGTCCTATAAGAGTGTG GTACAAGAAGTCAACCGCGTGCCTAATGAACATCAAACAACGAGAGGACGAGATGCTAAGGTCTTACATCACTTGCTTCAACAAGGAGGCCCTCTCAATTGATGAAgtggatgacaagatactcgtggccGCGTTCACCAATGGGTTACAGAAAAGGAAGTTTTTGTTTTACCTATACAAGAATGACCCGAAGAAAT GCAAGCTGAAAGGTGACTCCAATAAGAGGTCCAGGGATAAGTACTACCATTTCCATCGAGACCATGGCCACGATACGTTCGAATGCTACAATTTGAAGCAGCATATAGAAGCCCTAATCAGGCAGGGGAAATTGCAGAGGTTCATAAGCAAAGAGAAGACGGACCAGCTGCAAGAGCAGGGCCCTCGGAGGGAAAATGAGCGCCTAAAACCACCCATCGgggacataaggatgattgtagggggcacaaCAACTTCCAGTTCAACTAAGAAGGCACGCAAGACCTACCTCTGGATGGTTCAGAATGTTCAGCTAACAGGTTTGGTCCCTAAGATGGTGCTCATTGACAATCCTATAATTGGGTTCTCGGAGGAAGACGCTCGACGTCTCCATCATCCACATGACGATGCACTAGTTATGAGTATATGGATTGACGACTACAACACCCACAAGGTCCTGGTAGACAACGGCAGCTCCGCCGATATACTCTACTACCCAACCTTCTAG